TGGGCACAGGGCACAGCGCAAGGTTCTCACTCTAGGGGTCACAGAGCAGCTCAGACTCAGTCCACatctccatccctcctcccctctccgtGTCTCCCTAGCCCCACCAGGGGGTCACCTTGGCCTCTCCATTCCAGGCAGATCCTGCAGATCAAGTGGGGACAAAAGTGACCATACGAGGTCTGAGGTCTGCTTGTCCCAAGCCAGCAACACCTGCTGAGACGGGCTCAGCCAGGTTTCCTCCTGGGAACCGAGGGCCTGAGGCCTGGCCACAGGTCGGACCCAGCCCAGCCGCAACGTGGAGTCACAGCCCGGTGGGCCGGCCTCTGGGTGGCTGGGCCCTCAGAGTGTACCGCTGGCATCACCCCCAAGGTCCACCCTCTGCTGTCCCAGGGCAGAGGTGGGCAAGGGCACAGGAGGCGGCGTACTCAGCTGGAATACCTCCACCTGTCAGGGTCTGCCGCGCCGGCTCTGGCTCTCAGTGCCCAAGGATGTGGCCGGGGTGGCACGCTTGTTACGATGGTGGGGGAAGGTGGGCATGAGCTCCGGCTcgcaggctgggggtggggggaacggACTGCATCAGCCCTGAGTGAGGGAAGGGCCCCACGCTACCCTCTGctcccctcctgagcctccctatGTGGCCCAAAACAGCCCCTACCCGCCTGGGCCCCACCACCCATCTGTCTTAACCCCCACCCTACACAAGGGCCCCCGGCCAGGTGCCAGCGGGGAAGACTCACGCAGGGGCTTCTCCTTGAAGTAGGAGCTCTCCAGGCAGTCACCGGCCGTCGCCCTGGAGAGGAGAGCTCACTGTTCACAGGGCCCAGGCCCAGTCAGGCTTGTCTCCCGCACAGCTGCCCCGCAGAGCGCCCCCTGGTTCCCCTCCACACAAGAGAAAGTTGGGTAAACCAACAGAACCCCACAAAATCGGGCCTGACTCATGCACGTGTGGGGCTCTCTCAGCACCTTTTCTTAGGGTCGTACATGAAGAGGAGGTTCATCAGGCGCAGGCCAGCCTCTGAGAGCCACGGGAACTTATGCTTCAGGTTGTTGTAGGGCTGCTTCCGCAGGCTGTACTGGCTGGCCAGCGGCAGCTGAGAGAAGCCCTGTGGGGAGGGGCCGGTAAAGGCCAATGGCcagcaggggcaggagggaggagggcggggcTGGCACTCACCGGCCAGATGTTCTCACTGGGGGTCCCCAGCAGCTGCACGATCAGGTCCACCTGGTGGATCTCGGAAGTGCCGGGGAGAAGGGGCTTATGGGCCAGCAGCTCAGCCAGGATGCAGCCCACCGCCCTGCAGAGGAGTGCGGGGTCTCCTCTCAGCTCCCTGGCTCCGCCTGGACCAGTCCCCCAGCTGCTGGGGTGGAGgctgggggcagagctgggaggaggtCATGATGGGATGACCACTGGGGTctccagctgagccacgtgacctGGCCTCAGCAGGCCTCTTATGGCCATGAGGGCAGGTCCTCAGTGATGGGGCTGTCTCCCTCGGCCTCTCAGGACCCCAGGCATAGGCCCATCTTCTTGGGAGCTGGGGAGACCCCAGCCCCAGAGCTgtccacccccccccgccccaggtcCCACAAGACCACCCCACTGTCTGAAAGGCCTGGGAGCAGCGTCCACCTCTCACCACATGTCGATGCTGGTGGTCTGCGTGGTGGTTCCCAGCAGCAGTTCAGGGGCTCGGTACCTGCGAACAGAAGCCCCTGCTTTGCATCTGGCAGTTCCTCTCCTCCAGCCTGGCCTCCACAGGGCACCCACCGGCCACCACCCTGCCCTGAGAGCCAGAGACAGCCTGGGATGAGGGAGCATGAACCTCAGCTATGGCTGTCCCTTCCACGAAAGCTTGACAAACATGCTGCTATTACTGGGTGAGCCCTGAGTGCTGCAGTGTCCTATGCCGGCCCTTCTACACAGGCGGGGGTGAGTGACAGCACAATGCAGCCTGCCCTGAACCACAACCCGTTTTGCTTCAAAATGTCAAGTGAGAAGTAACTGCAGAAACCGGCGCTGTTCCCACGCTCCAGTGGTGAAGCCATCTCCCCTCTGAGCAGCGCCAAGGCCAGCTGGGGGCGGGGCTGCCTCAGGACAGAACAGCACCCCATCTGGATGGGCAGGTCCCTCCCCATGACAGCACTGCTCTTTCTTGGCAGCTGAAAGACCTCCAAGATGCTCTGGCCACTTCAGCATGACCCACCCACACCCGCCCAAACTTCCCCTGGTCTCCAGGGACTTACCAGAGTGTGACCACTTTGGGAGTCATTGGCTTCACTGGGATGCCATAGGCCCGGGCCAGACCAAAATCCGCTGAGATGGAGgcagagggatgggagggagagtgTCACCCAGGGAAGGCTGACCACTGCCACCTCGAGCCAGTGTGTAGTGTGCAGGGAGCTTCTGGAGACCAGCCTGCCACCCCAGTGCAGGGGCACTCATGGACCCCTGCACCCACCTGTCTTCACGCAGCCCTTATCCGTCATGAGCAAGTTAGAGACCTTCAGATCCCTATGACAGAAAGATAACACCAGTGGTTCCCAGAAACTCGCATGCAGGAACAAGGTTGTTACCGCTGCAGCAACACTCAGAACGCTTCCCCACACATCTCGTCCTGTTTGTACTTTTTAGAAGGAGGAGCACAGGTAATGCAAGGCCATTCAGTAGCTGGAAACAGCAGAGAGCTCTCAGTGACTTCCTGAGAGGTAGAGTCCTGCCCCTGGTCCCCCCCAGGGCCGCACGAGCCACCCTGCACAGGGAGTCCAGGTCCCTCCCCGGCCATCTGCCTGGCAGAGGGGAAAACAGGTACTATGCTGTCCCGCCCTCCCCTGGGACCAGTTACAGGAGCTCCACTGCCTTGAGGTTGCTCTACTCCCCTGCGTGTTGGTGCTGAGTCAGTCTAGTGGTCACCCCGCCCCCAAGCCACAAGCCCCGCCCACCTGTGGATGATGAAATTCCGGTGCAGGTACTGGAGGCCCCGGAGCACC
The nucleotide sequence above comes from Bos indicus x Bos taurus breed Angus x Brahman F1 hybrid chromosome 18, Bos_hybrid_MaternalHap_v2.0, whole genome shotgun sequence. Encoded proteins:
- the CDK10 gene encoding cyclin-dependent kinase 10 isoform X3 produces the protein MDKEKDGVPISSLREITLLLRLRHPNIVELKEVVVGNHLESIFLVMGYCEQDLASLLENMPTPFSEAQVKCIVLQVLRGLQYLHRNFIIHRDLKVSNLLMTDKGCVKTADFGLARAYGIPVKPMTPKVVTLWYRAPELLLGTTTQTTSIDMWAVGCILAELLAHKPLLPGTSEIHQVDLIVQLLGTPSENIWPGFSQLPLASQYSLRKQPYNNLKHKFPWLSEAGLRLMNLLFMYDPKKRATAGDCLESSYFKEKPLPCEPELMPTFPHHRNKRATPATSLGTESQSRRGRP
- the CDK10 gene encoding cyclin-dependent kinase 10 isoform X1, yielding MGEPEPEQIRLKCVRKEGFFTVPPEHRLGRCRSVKEFEKLNRIGEGTYGIVYRARDTHTDEIVALKKVRMDKEKDGVPISSLREITLLLRLRHPNIVELKEVVVGNHLESIFLVMGYCEQDLASLLENMPTPFSEAQVKCIVLQVLRGLQYLHRNFIIHRDLKVSNLLMTDKGCVKTADFGLARAYGIPVKPMTPKVVTLWYRAPELLLGTTTQTTSIDMWAVGCILAELLAHKPLLPGTSEIHQVDLIVQLLGTPSENIWPGFSQLPLASQYSLRKQPYNNLKHKFPWLSEAGLRLMNLLFMYDPKKRATAGDCLESSYFKEKPLPCEPELMPTFPHHRNKRATPATSLGTESQSRRGRP
- the CDK10 gene encoding cyclin-dependent kinase 10 isoform X2, which codes for MMRRTETQPQHLEHWLCQSHPGGKLGRCRSVKEFEKLNRIGEGTYGIVYRARDTHTDEIVALKKVRMDKEKDGVPISSLREITLLLRLRHPNIVELKEVVVGNHLESIFLVMGYCEQDLASLLENMPTPFSEAQVKCIVLQVLRGLQYLHRNFIIHRDLKVSNLLMTDKGCVKTADFGLARAYGIPVKPMTPKVVTLWYRAPELLLGTTTQTTSIDMWAVGCILAELLAHKPLLPGTSEIHQVDLIVQLLGTPSENIWPGFSQLPLASQYSLRKQPYNNLKHKFPWLSEAGLRLMNLLFMYDPKKRATAGDCLESSYFKEKPLPCEPELMPTFPHHRNKRATPATSLGTESQSRRGRP